AGGTTGGATTAAAGTTCTCAATTAAATCATTCCGACAGCGCATAGTGGCGTCCTTTCCAAGTAAAAATTCTAATTCTATTGTATCTTTTTCCAAAAGAAAAGTAAAACAAAATGTGACATCAAAGGGGCAAGATAGTACATTTCTTTTTTGGCAAAACATTTTATACTAGGGTACACAACAAAATTTGGTGCGAACGAGGAGGTATGAAAATGACACCAATGAAATGGTTTTTTTCTTTTTTGAAAAAATACAGAGGGTTGATGGTTCTGGGAATGGTTTTGACTACAATATTAGCTGTATTGTTGGTTGTCAATCCATATTTGTCCGGACAGATTGTCGATCAGGTTATTCAGGGGCAAAATTATGACCTGCTGATGCCGATGGTTGCCTGTCTGTTGGGCGTGACGATTGTGCTCGGAATCTTACGTTTCTTCTATCAGCTTGTCTTTGAGACAGCGTCACAGGGCGTGCTCTACGATATGCGTGACAAAGTCTACCGGAAGCTGTTAGAGGAGGATTTCGCATTTTACAACAAAAAGCGGACGGGTGATCTGATGAGCCGTCAGACAGGGGACATGGACGCTATCCGGCATTTTGTGGCGTATGTTATTTATAATGTCTATCAGTATTCGTTGATGTTTTTGTTTGCGCTCATCATGATTTTTACGGTGAATGTGAAGCTTGCGCTCTGCATGGTGGCGGTGCTTCCGTTTACGGCGCTGTGCACGTATTTTCAGTCGAAGGATGTTTATCCGGCGTTCCAGCGCAACCGGGACTGCTTTTCGTCCCTGAATGCGTTTGTGCAGGAAAATGTCAGCGGAAACCGCGTGGTAAAGGCATTTGCGAGTGAACAGTATGAGATTGAGCGTTTTGAAAAAGAAAATGATAAATTCCGCGATGCGCAGGTGGCGGCATCGAGAGTTTGGATGAAATATGTGCCGATTTTTGAAGTGCTTTCCTATGCGCTGACGGTGATTCTGATTTTATACGGCGGCTACATGGTGATTCAGGGCGAGATTACATTGGGACAGCTTGTAACGGTCAACGGTTATCTCTGGATGCTGAATACGCCGCTCCGTATGGCGGGATGGCTGGTCAATGACATCGGCAATTTTGTGACCTCGGTTGAAAAAATCTACCATACATACAGCGAGGAACCGGATGTCAAAACACCGGTGCGTGAACACAAACGGCAGCAGTTAAAGGGTGCCGTTGAGTTTCGGGATGTTTCGTACCGTGCGGATGATGAGGACATCATTCAGGATATTAATTTTAAAGTAGAGCCGGGAGAAACGGTAGGAATTATCGGTTCCACCGGAGCAGGAAAATCTACGGTGATGAATCTGCTCTGCCGTTTTTATGATGCAACGGAGGGGCAGGTATTGGTGGATGGCACGGATGTGCGGGAGATGGATTTGTATGCACTTCGCGATAATATTGGAATGGCGATGCAGGATGTGTTCCTTTTCTCGGACACAATCGAGGGAAATATCGCATACGGAAGGTCGGACAGCAGCTTTGAGGAGGTGCGCCAGGCAGCCATCAAGGCGGACGCAAACCACTTTATCAAGCAGCTCCCGGAAGGGTACGATACGATTGTCGGCGAGCGTGGCGTTGGTCTTTCCGGTGGACAGAAACAGCGTATTTCGCTGGCGCGTGCTCTTTTGAAAAATCCATCCATCTTAATTTTGGATGATACGACTTCGGCGGTGGATATGGAGACGGAGAGCTACATTCAGGAGCAGCTTGGCAGAATTGAAAAGGATTGTACGATTTTCATTATTGCATACCGGATTTCTTCTATTAAAGATGCAGATAAAATACTCGTGATGGACAACGGCAGAATCGTGGAGCAGGGAACGCACGAGGAGCTTGTAAAAGCGAACGGTTACTATGCTTCGGCGTTCCATCACCAGTATGGAGAAGTGCCGGAGGAAATCAAGAACGGAAGTTACAAGAAAGGGGGAAAACAGAATGGCTAGAAACCGTTATGATGTGGACGAAGTATTAGAGGACAGCTTCGACATCAACCAGTTAAAACGCTTAGCGTCCTACATTGCGCCCTACAAAAAGAAAATGGCAGGCGTTATTGTTCTGATGCTTCTTTCCTCGGCAGCGACAATGCTGATACCGATTTTTTTACAGAATGTAATGGATACCTGTATCCCGGAAAAAGATATGAAAATGATTGTAGTTTATAGCCTGCTGACGCTGCTCATCGCGTTTTTCTCTGCATGGGCATTGCGCATAAAAATAAAGACAATGAGCGTGGTGGGACAGGATATTGTTCACCAGATTCGTTCCGATATTTTTGCACACTTGCAGGAACTGCCGTTTTCTTACTACGATGACCGCCCACATGGCAAGATTCAGGTGCGTGTCGTCAACTACGTCAATAGTTTAAGCGACCTGCTCAGCAACGGTATTGTAAATACTTTTACCGATATGTGTAACCTTGTTTTCATTCTGATATTCATGCTGTATTTAGACCCAAGGCTCACGTTAATCTGCCTTTGCGGTCTGCCGTTTCTTGTGCTTGTCATTGTCTTCATCAAGAAAAAACAGCGTGTGGCATGGCAGATTCAGAGCAATAAGCAGTCAAACTTAAATGCCTACATCGCCGAGAGTATCAACGGAATCCAGGTAACGCAGTCTTTTGTGCGTGAGGAGGAGAATACCGGAATTTTCAACCATTTGAGTAAAAATTACCGGAAATCCTGGATGCGTGCGGTTACATACAATTTTACAATGGGACCGAGCGTGGATATTATTTCCACATTAACTACAATCGCAGTTTATATTCTTGGTGTGCGCTGGATTTTAGCACCGGACGGAAACCTGACCGTCGGTGTGCTGGTAGCGTTTACAGCATACATTGGAAGATTCTGGACACCGATTAACACATTGGCGGGATTTTATAATACGCTTTTGACCGCAATCTCTTATTTGGAGCGAATCTTTGAGACGATTGATGAGCCTGTTCTGGTAAAAGATGCACCGGACGCAAAAGAAATGCCGGAAATTAAAGGAGAAGTCCGGTTTGAGCATGTGACATTCGGCTACGAAGAGGGGCAGAGTATTTTAAAAGACATCAATTTTACGGCGGAAGCAGGAAAAACCTACGCGATTGTCGGACCGACCGGAGCAGGAAAGACCACGATTGTCAATCTGATAAGCCGGTTTTACAACGTAAACAGTGGAAAAATCCTCATCGACGGAGTGGATATTGCAGGCGTCACGCTTCATTCACTCAGAACCCAGATGGGAATTATGATGCAGGACAGCTTCATTTTCTCCGGAACCATATTAGACAATATCCGTTATGGAAAACAGGATGCCACGGAGGAAGAAGTGATTGCAGCAGCAAAAACGGTGTGTGCCCACGATTTTATCATGAGCATGGAGAATGGTTACCACACGCAGGTCAACGAGCGTGGAAGCCGTCTGTCCGCCGGACAAAGACAGTTAATCTCGTTTGCGAGAGCATTGCTTGCCGACCCGAAAATCCTGATTTTAGATGAGGCGACTTCAAGTATCGATACGGAGACGGAACTTCTTTTACAGAAAGGATTAAACGAGTTGTTGAAGGGAAGAACTTCTTTTATCATCGCGCATCGTCTTTCCACGATTCGCAACGCGGATTGCATCATGTACGTGGATAAAGGCAGCATCTTAGAGCGCGGAAATCATGATGAGCTGATTGAGAAAAAGGGCGAATATTATGACCTCTATATGTCACAGTTTGATTTTCTGGCTGCGGAGTAAAAATAGATTGACAAATTCACTATCTTGCAATACAATATAGCAAAAGCTACTTTGTATTGCAAGATAGAGGAGGAAGAAACGTGATACCATCACAAATGCTGAAAGGGACACTGGAAGGCTGCATTTTAAAGGTTATCAGCGAGAAGGAGACATACGGATACGAGATATCTGAAAAGCTGCGTGCATACGGTTTTTCGGACATTTCGGAGGGAACGATTTACCCGCTTTTGCTCCGGCTTGAGAAAAATGGGTTGATTACGGCGGAGCACCGCCAGTCACCAGTTGGACCGAAGCGCAAATATTTTTCTATTTCCCCGGAGGGAAAAGTGGAATTGGAACAGTTTTATGTGAGCTGGCAGGAGCTGTCCGGAGCAATCAATCGTATTTTTACAGAAACAAAGATGGAATTGGAGGGCATGGAACATGATGCGAAAAACAAGAATGTTACAGAAGGAAAATAATCGTCTGGATGAGCAGATTTTAGAAGAGAACCAGGAAAAATTTACAGATATGATCTGTTATCTGAGGGGGTCTGATTTAACCGATTATGATGTGGAATCGGTTCGTCATGACCTGACAGAGATGGTGCTGGCGGCGCAGGAGCGCGGCGAGGGAATTGATGCAGTAATTGGAGAGGATTATAAGGAATTTTGTGACAGTGTGATTGAGACACTTCCGAAGAAGACACCGAAGCAGAAACTGGTGGAAAAATTGGATATGATTTGTCTATGCCTTTCTATTTTGTTTGCGATTAATATTGTGCTGTCGAGAGATACTATTGAGATGATAAAAAATGCAATCGTGGGCGGGCAGGTCAATCTGAATATTGCCATCAGTGCTTGGACGGCGTTATCAATTGTAGTGATT
This genomic window from Roseburia sp. 831b contains:
- a CDS encoding ABC transporter ATP-binding protein, translating into MTPMKWFFSFLKKYRGLMVLGMVLTTILAVLLVVNPYLSGQIVDQVIQGQNYDLLMPMVACLLGVTIVLGILRFFYQLVFETASQGVLYDMRDKVYRKLLEEDFAFYNKKRTGDLMSRQTGDMDAIRHFVAYVIYNVYQYSLMFLFALIMIFTVNVKLALCMVAVLPFTALCTYFQSKDVYPAFQRNRDCFSSLNAFVQENVSGNRVVKAFASEQYEIERFEKENDKFRDAQVAASRVWMKYVPIFEVLSYALTVILILYGGYMVIQGEITLGQLVTVNGYLWMLNTPLRMAGWLVNDIGNFVTSVEKIYHTYSEEPDVKTPVREHKRQQLKGAVEFRDVSYRADDEDIIQDINFKVEPGETVGIIGSTGAGKSTVMNLLCRFYDATEGQVLVDGTDVREMDLYALRDNIGMAMQDVFLFSDTIEGNIAYGRSDSSFEEVRQAAIKADANHFIKQLPEGYDTIVGERGVGLSGGQKQRISLARALLKNPSILILDDTTSAVDMETESYIQEQLGRIEKDCTIFIIAYRISSIKDADKILVMDNGRIVEQGTHEELVKANGYYASAFHHQYGEVPEEIKNGSYKKGGKQNG
- a CDS encoding ABC transporter ATP-binding protein, translated to MARNRYDVDEVLEDSFDINQLKRLASYIAPYKKKMAGVIVLMLLSSAATMLIPIFLQNVMDTCIPEKDMKMIVVYSLLTLLIAFFSAWALRIKIKTMSVVGQDIVHQIRSDIFAHLQELPFSYYDDRPHGKIQVRVVNYVNSLSDLLSNGIVNTFTDMCNLVFILIFMLYLDPRLTLICLCGLPFLVLVIVFIKKKQRVAWQIQSNKQSNLNAYIAESINGIQVTQSFVREEENTGIFNHLSKNYRKSWMRAVTYNFTMGPSVDIISTLTTIAVYILGVRWILAPDGNLTVGVLVAFTAYIGRFWTPINTLAGFYNTLLTAISYLERIFETIDEPVLVKDAPDAKEMPEIKGEVRFEHVTFGYEEGQSILKDINFTAEAGKTYAIVGPTGAGKTTIVNLISRFYNVNSGKILIDGVDIAGVTLHSLRTQMGIMMQDSFIFSGTILDNIRYGKQDATEEEVIAAAKTVCAHDFIMSMENGYHTQVNERGSRLSAGQRQLISFARALLADPKILILDEATSSIDTETELLLQKGLNELLKGRTSFIIAHRLSTIRNADCIMYVDKGSILERGNHDELIEKKGEYYDLYMSQFDFLAAE
- a CDS encoding PadR family transcriptional regulator codes for the protein MIPSQMLKGTLEGCILKVISEKETYGYEISEKLRAYGFSDISEGTIYPLLLRLEKNGLITAEHRQSPVGPKRKYFSISPEGKVELEQFYVSWQELSGAINRIFTETKMELEGMEHDAKNKNVTEGK